In the Sinomonas cyclohexanicum genome, CGCGTCCCAGAAGTCTCCGAGGTCCTCGGGCACCGTGGCGGAGCCCCGGTACGTGCGGAGCGTGTCGAGTGGGAAATCGAGGGCTGGCATGGCCGGGCTGCTCCTGGAGGAGATCGGTATGGGGTGTGACCGAGCCTACTGGATCGGAGATGGGATGTGTTCCGTCGGTGAGCGGCGGGCCAGCCACGCGCCGTCGCGCGCGCTCGCCGTCACCCGCCGAAGGCGAGCATCGCCGCGAGGCTCCACATGAGTACGGCGACGAACCCGTCCAACACACGCCACGCCGCCGGCCGCGCGAAGAACCCGCTCAGCGCCCGCGCCCCGTACCCGAGGAGTGGGAACCACACCGCGCTTGCGGTCGCGGCGCCGAAGCCGAAGGCCCAGCGGCCGTCGCCCTGGGCGTTCGCGAGCGAGCCGAGCAGCACGAGGGTGTCGAGGTACACGTGGGGGTTGAGCCACGTGAGCGCGAGCGTCGTCGCGATCGTGGCCCACAGCGTCCCGTTGCCGCGGCCGGAGGCCGCGTGCAGTGTTCCGGGCCGCAGCGCGCGCTTGGCGGCGAAGAACCCGTACGTCACGAGGAACGCCACGCCGATCCAGCGGATCACCTGCAGCAGCGCCGGTGCGCCCTGCACGACGGCGCCGATGCCGGCCACGCCGGAAAAGATCAGGGCGGCGTCGCTGAGAGTGCACACGAGGACAACGGGCAGGACCCATTCGCGCTTGATCCCCTGCCTGAGTACGAACGCGTTCTGGGCGCCGATGGCCACGATGAGCCCGAGGCTCGCGCCGAGGCCGGTGAGGTAGGAGAGGAACACCCCTCCGACGGTACGTACGCCTCATATGAAGATCAACTCACGATATCTGAATCTGCATTAGCATCTCTTCATGGACTTGGAGCAGCTGCGGGCGCTGGCCGCCGTCGTGGACCAGGAGACGTTCGAGGCCGCCGCGGACGAGCTCCGCATCACTCCCTCGGCCGTGAGCCAGCGGATCAAGGCGCTCGAGCGCAGCGTGGGCAGCGTCCTGGTGCGCCGGCTCAAACCCGTGGTGCCCACTCCGGCGGGGGAGCGGCTCCTCCGCTCGGCCCGGCAGCTGGTCCTGCTCGCTGACGAGGCGCTGCTCGCGCTCCGCTCACCGGGCTGGGACAGCACAGCGCACGACGCCGGCGGGTCGCCATCAGCGGGGACCGTCACCGAGCGACTGCGGGTGCCGATCGTGGCCAACGCAGACTCCATTGCGACGTGGCTGCCGCCGGCGATCCGCGAGATCGCGCTGGGAGGGCGCATCGCCGTCGAGCTTCTCCGCGACGACGAGCACGCGACCGCGGACCTGCTGCGCTCCGGCGACGCGGTGGGGGCGATCACTGCGGACCCGCGGCCCGTGCAGGGGTGCAGCGTGCGGCCGCTCGGGACGATGGTCTACCGGGCCAAGGCCTCCGCGGAGTTCATCCGGCGCTGGTTCCCGGACGGCCCGACGCCCGAGGCGCTCGCGGCCGCGCCCGTCATGCAGTACGACCGCAAGGACACGCACCAGCTCGCCCTGCTCGCCCGGGTGGCCCCCGACGCGACGCCGCCGCAGCACTTCATCCCGGACTCCGTGCAGTACGTCGAGGCCGTGCGGGGCGGGCTCGGGTGGGGGATGGTGCCGGACCAGCAGGACCCTGACGGGGAGCTCGGGGAGCTCGACCCCGCCTGGAGCGAGGACCTCGAGCTGTACTGGCAGTCGTGGACGCTCGACTCGCCGGGACTCGAGGAGGTGAGTTCCGCCGTCGTGCGTGCATCCGCCTTGTTGCGGCGCCCCGGCGGCTGAGCGGAGTCGAAACCCCCGCGAATGTTGAGTTGAGCTGGGTACGGAGGCGCTTGACCCTGCTCAGCTCAACATTTGCGGACGGACCTCGGGATACCCACTGCAACCCCGACCAGAAGGCCAGCCCTTCAGCGGAGCTCCCCGGCCGCAAACACCAGTGCGATCGCTGCGTTGATGGCCGCGGCGCGGCGCCGCTTCGGATCGGCGCCCGCCAGCGCCGCCATCGTGACGGCGTGGACGATGTCGACGCCGCCGCCCAGGCGGTGGAGCGCGGGGCCGCCGCGCGCGGTCACGAGGGCCTGGAGAAGGTGCCGGGCCCCGAGGATTCGGATCACCGTCCGTGCCCTCTCGTCCGGCCGGTGGCCGAGGAGCAGGTGCTCCACCGCTCCCGGTGCGAGCAGCTCGACCGTCCCGTACGCCGCCCGGACAGTCTCCAGCGGCCTCAACGGGACCTCCGCAGGAGTGCGCTGGCGGCGGCGACGCCTCCGGCGAGGGCCACTCCCACCGCCGCGGCGGCCAGCCCGTGGTTCTGCGAGGCGAGGAGCTGGAAGCTGCGCGGGGAGGACTTCGCGTCGAACACCCCGTGCGCGCCGAAGTCCCGTTCGGCGTCGGCCGGCTCCCAGAGGTTCACCGGCTGGTCCGGGTCCCGCGGGTCCTGGGTCTGCTGTGCCTTGAAGCCCGTCCTGGCCAGATAGCGGTCCAGGACCCCGGGCATCACGGCGTTGGCGATGAGCGTGGCCGCGGTGCTCCCCCCGACCCAGTACTCGCGCCTCTTGGGATGCGCCGCGGCGTGGACGACTCCGCGGGCGGCGACCTCGGGCTGGTAGATGGGCGGCACCGGCTGGGCGTGGTTGGGCAGGCGCGAGAGCACCCACGAGAACTGGGGCGTGTTGACGGCCGGCATCTGGACCATGGTCGTTCGGATGCCGCTGCGATCGTGCAGCAGCTCGGTGCGGAGGGACTCGTTGAAGCCCTGGATGGCGTGCTTGGCGCCGCAGTAGGCCGTCTGGAGGGGGATGCCGCGGTAGGCCAGCGCCGAGCCGACCTGCACGATCGTCCCCCGGTCGCGCGGCCGCATCCGGCGCAGGGCAGACATGGTGCCGTAGACGAAGCCGAGGTAGCTGACCTCGGTGACCCGCTTGTACTCCTCCGGGCTGATCTCGTGGAAGGGCGAGAAGACCGAGGTGAAGGCGACGTTGACCCACACGTCGATCGGCCCGAGCTCCCGTTCGACCCGTTCGGCTGCGGCGTCGACGGCCTCGGCGTCTGCGACGTCGACGGGGATCGGCAGGGCCGTCCCGCCGGCGGCCTCGACGTCTGCGGCTGCCGCCGCGAGGCCCTCCTCGCCCCGCGCGAGGAGAGCGACGGCGTCGCCCTCCTTCCCGAACGCGACCGCCGAGGCCCGGCCGATCCCTCCGCTTGCCCCCGTGACGACGACGATGCGACGTGCTGCTCCCATCTGGACCTCTCCTTCGGTGCTTGCCAGAGTCCGAGGTGCGGGCGGTCGGGCCGCCGCACTGTGGCGGCCATTGCCTACCCCGCGACGACCATTGCCTACCCGCAAGTGGCCCGCGAAAACATGGGGCGCCGCGAGCCGGCACGCGTGAATCGTTGCGTCAGCGCAACCACGGTCCTAGCCTGCTGGCATGGTCGGTGGTGCCGAGGACTTCCCGCCCCACGTCCTCCGCGAGTACGCCATGATCGCTGACGGGCGGCGCGCCGCCCTGCTCGGTCCACGCGGAGACATCGCCTGGATGTGCGCGCCGGCGTGGCACAGTGACGCCGTGTTCTCGTCCATGCTTGGCGGACCGGGGTGCTTCGCCGTCACCCCCACGGATCCCCGCTACGTCTGGGGCGGGCGGTACGAGGATGGGACCCTCATCTGGATCAGCCGGTGGATCACGTCCGGTGGCATCATCGAGTGCCGAGAGGCCCTCGCCTATCCGGGCGACCCGCACCGGGCCGTCATCCTGCGCAGGATCCGGGCCGTGCGCGGGCCGGCCGAGGTGAACGTGGTGGCGGACGTGCGCGCGGGGTTCGGCCGTCACCGCATGTCCCGGCTCGCCCAGGACGGCGAAGACGCCTGGTCGGCGCGCAGCGGGCCACTGAGAATCAGGATCGCCGGAGTCCTCGAACCCGACACCACGGAGCGTGCCCTCGAGTTCACCGTTCGGCTCCCCGAGGGTGCGCACCACGATCTGGTCCTGGAGGTTTCCGACGCCGAACTGCCGACCGATCTCGTGCGCCCCGACGAGGCTTGGAGCACCACCGAGCGAGGCTGGCGCCAGCTGATGCCCCGGTTCGACAACACGATCGCGCCGGACAGTGCGCGCCAGTCCTACGCGGTGCTCCGTGGCCTCACCGGCACTGGGGGCGCCATGGTGGCCGCAGCCACCATGGACCTGCCCGAGCGCGCGGAGCAGAAGCGCAACTATGACTACCGCTACGCGTGGATCCGAGACCAGTGCTTCGCCGGCCTCTCGGTGGCGGCGTGCGGGGAGTTCCCGCTGCTCGACGACGCCGTCACGTTCGTCGCCGCGAGGTTGCACGAGGACGGGCCGAAGATGCGCCCGGCATACACCGTGGACGGAGGGCAGGTCCCCGACGAGTACGACGTCGGGCTGCCGGGCTATCCGGGCGGGTCCGGCCGGGCGGGAAACTGGGTCAACGGCCAGTTCCAGCTCGACGCATTCGGCGAGGCGCTCCTCCTCTTTGCCGCCGCGGCAGACCACGACAGGCTCGACCCCGAGCAGTGGAAGGCGGCCGAGATCGCAGTGGACGCGATCATGCAGCGCCACGGCGAGGCGGACGCCGGGATCTGGGAGCTGCATCCGCATCGCTGGGCGCACTCCCGGCTCATGTGCGCGGCCGGGCTGCGGGCCATCGGCCGGCACGCCCCCGCGGCCCAGGGCTCCCGCTGGACCTCACAGGCCGACGAGCTGATCGCCAACGTGACCAAGGACTGCCTGCACCCGAGCGGTCGCTGGCAGCGCGCCCCAGACGACGATCGGGTCGACGCGGCGCTGCTGCGTCCCGTGCTGCGCGGCGCGCTCGCGCCCGAGGATCCGCGCTCGGTTGCCACCTTGGCCGCTGTCCAGGAGGATCTCGTCCGCAACGGGTTCGTCTACCGGTTCCGGCAGGACGAGAGGCCGCTCGACGAGGCCGAGGGTGCTTTCATGTTGTGCGGGTTCGACCTCGCGATGACGCTCCACCGGAGCGGCGATCCCCTCCGTGCTGCGCGCTTCTTCGAGCGTCACCGGGCTGCGTGCAGCACCTCGGGACTGTACACGGAGGAGTACGACGTCGCACAGCGCCAGCTGCGCGGCAACTTCCCGCAGGCGTTCGTCCATGCCGCGATGCTCGAGGCCTCCCGGCGCCTCGCGGACGATCCGCCGCCGTGGCGCAGGCCGGGCGCCTGAGCCGCTCCGGCATCTGCATCAGCTTGGACTGGAGTTCCAGGCTCTGGAGGACCACGGCGAATCTGACGCCGGCTCGGGGCGGGAGCGGAGCTGCCCTGAACCGGACGTCCTGGAGCCGGTCGCGTCCGGGTAGCGCTCCCACATCGCCTCCACGTCCGGCGGCGCGGACGGGTGACCCAGATGCAGTTCCGGGTCCCAACGGGGCCGGGATCCAGCGCGGCTGGATCCCGGAGAAGACCAGCCCCGCGACGATCGACTTGTGCGCGTCCCGGCTGACCAGCAGGTCGCCCTTCCCGGCAGCAACGGCAAGGACCGCGGCCTTGATCGACAGGGAGCTGCAATCAACAAGGGGCGCCTCGTTCTGGTCCATCGTCCCGTTCTACCAGCGGGCACCGGCGCGCGGCGTCCCCAGGCAGTCCGGGCCTAGGGACCCGGCGTGCCACGTCGGGGGATCGAGCCGGCGCGGCGGTGCCCGTCGTGGTCCGGGTGCCCGCGCGTGTCGGGCCGATGGAGGTCGATGAGCGCGCGGGCGAGGCTTCGGGCGCGGGCCGCGGCCTTGTGGTCGCCTTCGATCGAGGCGACCATCGCGCCCTTGGTCAGGATGTGGAAGGACCAGGCGAAGCCCTCGGGGTCGTTCAGTCCCGCGGCGGCCGCGAGGGCGGCGAGGCGGCCGCGGATCGCCGCGAGGTGCTCCATGGCCGCCCGCCCGAGCGGGTGGTTCGGCCCGAACTCGATCACCACGTGGAGGAACGTGTTGACCTCGGCCGCGCCGCGGCTGAACCAGTCGTCGAGCACGTTGAAGGCCGCAAGCAGGGCGTCGTCCGGGCCGTGCGCGTGGGCTATGGCCTCCTCGATCGCGTCGTGGCGCACCTGGTACCAGCGGTCCATGTAGGCCAGCACGAGTGCATCCTTGGAGGGGAAATGCCGGTAGAAGGTCGCCTTCGCCACGCCCGAGTGCGCGATGATCTCGTCGATCCCGACGGCACGAATACCCCGTCTGGCGAAGAGCCCGTAGGCCGTCTCGAGGATCCGCTCGCGGGCCGGTCTGCGTGCCGTGGCCTGAGGGGCCGGGCCCCCGTCCAAACCGTCCATATAGACGATTCTAGCACCCTAGACAGACAGGTCTGTCTGGCACATTCTGATCTCGACGAACGGACGAGACAGACTGGTCTGTATCGTCCTGAGCGGGACACCGGCCAACGGGCCACGCATCCAGCGGCCCGTGGTGGACGGCTACAGACCGGGCGCCGCACTCCAGCGGCGCGGAGAGTGCAGGTCGCTGTGAGTTGGTCAGAGGGCCGGTTGCGGATCCTCACCGGTGCCCCGGGACACGGCCCGGCCCCGGGCGGGCACGGAGCGGGTGAGGAAGCCGCCGGAGGCGGCGAGAGCCCCGTCGAGCTCGTGCTCAAGTACCTGGGCCTCGCCGACGCGCTGGCCCGCCGGTACCGCGTCCCCGGCGGGGACGTGGAGGACCTGCGCCAGGCCGCCCGGCTCGGCCTCGTCACGGCGGCCCGGCGCTACCGGCCCGGGGCCGGGCACGGCTTCCTGCCCTACGCGGTCCCCACGATCACAGGAAGCATCAAGCGCCACCTGCGGGACACCTCTTGGGTGGTGCGCCCGCCACGCTCCCTCCAGGAGCTGCGCCTGCGGGTCAACCGGGCCCGGGACGGGATCGCCCAGGACCTCGGCCGGGAGCCGAGCCGGGCCGAACTCGGGCAGGCCGCAGGGTGCTCGGCCGACGATGTCACTCAGGCGCTCGGCGCGAATCGTGCCATGGGCGGCGTCCCGATCGAGCCCCTCGACTCCACAGGCGAGGCCGAGGACGTCCGGGCGGCGCACATCGTCCCAGTGGACGATCCCGGGTTCGAGGCGGTCGAACAGCGCCTGCTCGTGGCGGCGGCGCTCAAGGGCGCATCCGCAGACGACCGCCGGCTCGTCAGGCTGCGCTTCGTGGACGAGCTGACCCAGGCCCAGATCGCCGCCGTGCTCGGGGTGAGCCAGATGCAGGTCTCACGCCTGCTCCGCCGCCTCCTGGACAGGATGCGACTCCGTATCGCGGCCTGAAACCGGTCCGGACATCCAAATCGGCCCGTGACCCGGCAGGCGCTGGGCCCCAGTCATCGGGGCAGCGCCGGTCCACGGCCAGAGGGAGACAGCAGCAGTGGAAGAAGTGGTAGGAGAACGGAGGACAATGAGCAGCACCGCACAGCCCGAGGAGGGCCCGGGCGTGCCCAGGCATGTCGGCCCCGCAGACGCGGACGCTGCGGCCAGCGCCAGGGATCTGGTCGTGCAGCTTGCACTGACCGACGCGGCCCTGAGGAGCACGGCCGAGGCGGGGAAGCCGACGGCTGACCTGGCCCTCGAAGAGGACGTGCTCCTGGACGCGCTGCATGAGCACGGCCTGGACTTCCAGGCCCTCAGCGGAGCGTCTTCGCCCCGGGAGGAGCCCGCAGAGGAATCGACGGGCACGGACAGCGCCTGAACCCCAGGCCGGCACGGCCCCCGCCGCGCCCGTCCGCCGGCCCGGGCACCCGCCGGCATGAGTACCAGCTGTATCTCCCCGGCAGGTGGTGAACGGATGAGGTCTGGGAGGACCTCCGGGCAGGATGTGGGTTACCGCGGGCAACCCGCTCGCCGCCATGCTCACCGACCCGGATGGACGCGGCCTGATCGCAAACTTCCCCCTCCAACGCCTCTCCGCATTCCCCGGCAGCCCCCTCACTGGCCCCCAGGTCGCAGAACTCCTGGAAGCCGCCCGCTCAGCTGAGGCCCCTTCGTGAGCACCCGGGCATCCCACCCGCCGCCCGGGGGCCTGCTCACCTGGACGACCGCGCATACCCGACGCCAGACGACGTTGGGGCGCGATCCGCGCGTCGACGGCCGTGCGATGCCTGCAGGACCGCCACGAGCACCACGATGAGGGCGAGCAGTCCCGCGGCCACCGGGCCATCGCCCCAACCCAACCCGCCCGCGTCGGCCGCCTTGCCCGTCCAGTCGGCAAACGAGGCGCCGAGCGGCCGCGTGACCACGTACGCGGCCCAGAAGGCGACGGTCGCGTGGAGGCCCGCGCGGCGGGCCAGGACGGGTGCCGCGAACAGGGCCGCGAAGACCAGCCCTGCAGCGAGGAATCCGAGGTGCGCCGTGTACGCGAGGAGGTCGCCGGCGGCGGTGCCGAGCGCGAACGTCGCGCACACCGCGGCCCAGTAGAACGCCTCGCGCCGGGCCGTGGTGACCGTGTGGATCGCCACGGTCCCCTCGACCCGGCGCCACACGGCGAAGACAGCCGTGAGCGCCACGGCGAACCCGGCCGTCGAGAGCGCGTAGGAGACGCCGAGGACCACGTGCAGCACGTCCGCGGCCATCGTGCCGAACACCGCGACCATTGTGACGGCGAGCCAGTACACCCACGGGATGTACCTGCGGACCCGGAACTGCAGCGTCAGGGCCGCGGCGAACAGCAGGAACGAGCCGGCGACCGCGAGGTACGGGTCGACGTCGTTGACCAGGAAGTCGGACGTGGCCTCGCCGAGTGCAGTAGTGAGCAGCTTGACCGCCCAGAACAGGACCGTGATCTCCGGGACCTTGCTCAGGGCCCAGCGCGGGCGGCGGGCGGTGTCTGCGGGCACGGGCGATCCGGGAAGGGCCATGCGTCCCATGGTGCCCGCGCCGTCTCAGAGATCTCTAAGAATCTCGGCGGCCAGGAGGCGCGCAACGACGGGCGCACGACGGCGGGTGGGGCCCGCCGTCGTGCGCCCGGCCCTACGCGAAGGGCAGCACGAGCTTCGCGTAGCGCTCCTTCATCGTCTCGAGCGTCGCGTCGTTGTCCCCGTCCCAGATCTCCTGGTTGAAGATCTCCACCTCGATGAGCCCCGTGTACCCCGCGTCCCGCACCCAGGACGTGATGGTCGGGAAGTCGATCACGCCGTCGCCCATCATGCCGCGGGAGAGCAGGGCGTCTGCGGCGATCGGGAGGTTGAAGTCGCACACCTGGTACGAGGCCAGACGCCGCTCGCGGCCCGCGCGGGCGATCTGCTCGCGCAGCTCCGGGTCCCACCACACGTGGAACGTGTCCACGGCCACCCCGACGTCCTCCGGGGAGAACGGCGAGGCGAGGTCCAGCGCCTGGCCGAGGGTCGAGATGAGCGCCCGGTCCGCCGCGTACATGGGGTGCAGAGGCTCGAGGACGAGCCGGACGCCGTGCTCGTGAGCGAACGGCGCGAGCTCCCCGAGCCGGTCCGCGATCCGCTGCCGCGCCGCGACGACGTCCTTCGACCCCCCGGTGAGCCCGCCCACCACGAGGTACAGGTCCCGCGTGCCGAGAGCCTCGGCCTCGAGCACGGCGGTGCGGTTGTCGGCGAGGGCGGCGGCCTGCCCGCCGGCGTCGGCCGCTGTGAGGAACCCGCCGCGGCACAGCGAGGACACCTCGAGCCCGGCGGCCCGAATCATCGCCACGGCCTCGGCGAGCCCGGCCTCTGCCACGCGGTCGCGCCACGGCCCGATCGCGCCGATCCCGGCCCGGACGCACCCGTCCACGGCCTCGCGCAGGGTCCACTTCTTGGTCGTGGCGCTGTTGAGCGAGAGCCGCTCGGCGCCGGGGGCCACCTCTCCCCGGCCCACGCCGCCCGCAGTCACTGGGGGACTCCGTTCACCTCGAGGAAGGCGGACATGCGCCGGGCGGCGAGCTCCGGGTCGAGCAGGAGGCCCGCGGCGTCCGCGAGCTCGAACACCCGCACGAGGTGAGGCACGCTCCGCCCGGAGTGCAGCCCGCCCACCATCTGGAACCCCGCCTGATGCCCGTTGAGCCAGGCCAGGAATGCGATCCCGGTCTTGTAGTAGACGGTCGGCGCGCTGAAGATGTGCAGCCCGAGCTCGCGCGTGGAGTCGAGGACGCTCCGGGCGCCGGCTGGGTCGCCGGCGTCGTACGCCTGCAGGGCCGCCGACGCCGCGGGGTAGATCGCCGCGAAGATGCCCAGAAGCGCATCGGAGTGGAGCGAGCCGTCCCCGTCGATGAGCTCGGGGTAGTTGAAGTCGTCCCCGGTGTAGAGCCGGACGCCCTCGGGCAGGACGGCGCGGAGCGCTACCTCGTGGGCGGCGTCCAGGAGCGAGACCTTGACGCCGTCCACCTTGTGGGCGTGCGCGCGGATGAGCTCGAGGAACGTCTCGGTCGCCGCGGCGACATCCTCGGAGCCCCAGTAGCCGGCCAGCGCCGGATCGAACATGGTCCCGAGCCAGTGCAGGATCACCGGCTTGCGCGCCTCCTCCAGCAGGGTCCCGTACACCCGCAGGTAGTCGTCGGGCCCGGCCGCGGCCTTGGCGAGGGCGCGCGAGGCCATGAGGATCACCTTCGGCCCGGCCCCCTCGACCACAGCGAGCTGTTCGCGGTACGCCTTGAGCGAGAGCTCGACGCCGGCGGGCCCGGCCGGCACGGCCGCGAGGTCCAGCTGGTCAGTGCCGGCGCCGCACGCGACCAGGTCACGCACGGAGAGCCCGGCCACGGCCGGGACGGCGCCGGACGCTGCCACGCGGGCTGCTTCCGCCCCGACCCGCCGGATGAGCTCGCGCGTCGCGGCCCAGTCCAGGCCCATGCCGCGCTGCGCGGTGTCCATCGCGTCCGCCACGCCCAGCCCGTAGGACCACAGCTCGTGCCTGAAGTCCAGCGTGGCGTCCCAGTCGATCTCGGCCGGCGCTCCGGGCGTATTGTCCCCGGTCACCGCCGGGATCACGTGCGCCGCCGCGTACACCTTCCGCGCCGCGAACGGCGCCTCGGGGCGGGCCCACGCCCGAGCCGGGGCGAGCACATGGAGGCGCGTGCCGCCGTCGTGCGCGGGAAGCACGACGGCGGGTGCACGCCCGGGCGTCTCCGTCTCCTGCGCGCGCCGCGCGATCCCGGTCGCCGCGTTCACAGGGTGATCTCCGGGATGTCGAGAGTGCGGCGCTCGTCGTTGGACCGCAGACCGAGCTCTGCGAGCTGCACGCCGCGCGCGGCGGAGAGGAGGCCGTAGCGGTGCTCGCGGCCGGCGAGCACGTCACCGAGGAACTCCTCCCACTGCAGCTTGAAGCCGTTGTCGAGGTCCGCGTTCGCGGGCACCTCGAGCCACTGGTCGCGGAACGGCTCGGTCACCGGCAGGTCCGGGTTCCAGACCGGCTTGGGGGTGTGGGCGCGCTGCTGCGCGACGCACTTGCGCAGGCCCGCGACCGCGGAGCCGTGCGTGCCGTCCACCTGGAACTCGACGAGCTCGTCGCGGTAGACGCGCACGGCCCACGAGGAGTTGATCTGGCCGACCACGGGGTCGCCGCCGGGGGTCTCGAGCTCGAAGATGCCGTACGCGGCGTCGTCCGCGGTGGCCTCGTACTCGTTGCCCTGCTCGTCCCAGCGGGCCGGGATGTGGGTGGCGGTGAGCGCGTTGACGCTCTTGACCTTGCCGATGATGCCCTCGAGGACGTAGTTCCAGTGGCAGAACATGTCCGTGGTCATGCCGCCGCCGTCCTCCTTGCGGTAGTTCCATGACGGGCGCTGGGCAGGCTGGACGTCCCCCTCGAAGACCCAGTAGCCGAACTCGCCGCGGATCGAGAGGATGCGGCCGAAGAAGCCCTCGTCGACGAGGCGGCGCAGCTTCACGAGGCCCGGGAGGTAGAGCTTGTCGTGGACCACGCCCGCGGTCACGCCGGTCTCTTTGCCGATCCGCGCGAGCTCGATGGCCTCCTCGAGGGTCTCCGCCGTGGGCTTCTCGGTGAAGACGTGCTTGCCGGCGCGCATGGCCTTGCGGAGCGTCTCGGCGCGCAGGCTCGTCATGGAGGCGTCGAAGACGATGTCCACGGTCGGGTCGTCGATGAGCGCGTCGAGGTCCGTGGACCACTCGGCGACCTTGTGCTCCTCGGCGATTTCGCGGAGCTTGGCCTCGTTGCGGCCCACGAGGATCGGCTCGACCTGGACGCGGGTGCCGTCCGCGAGGAGGATGCCGCCGGCGTCGCGGATCGGCAGGATGGAGCGGAGCAGGTGCTGGCGGTAGCCCATGCGGCCGGTGATGCCGTTCATGGCGATCCGCAGGGTCTTCGGCTGGGTCGTGTCAACCTGGGGGGTCGCGGTCAAGGCCGCCTCCTTCGTTGGTGGTCCGTCTCGGTTGGAAAGCGCATTCCCATCACCCACTATGACGT is a window encoding:
- a CDS encoding LysE/ArgO family amino acid transporter, translated to MFLSYLTGLGASLGLIVAIGAQNAFVLRQGIKREWVLPVVLVCTLSDAALIFSGVAGIGAVVQGAPALLQVIRWIGVAFLVTYGFFAAKRALRPGTLHAASGRGNGTLWATIATTLALTWLNPHVYLDTLVLLGSLANAQGDGRWAFGFGAATASAVWFPLLGYGARALSGFFARPAAWRVLDGFVAVLMWSLAAMLAFGG
- a CDS encoding LysR family transcriptional regulator ArgP — translated: MDLEQLRALAAVVDQETFEAAADELRITPSAVSQRIKALERSVGSVLVRRLKPVVPTPAGERLLRSARQLVLLADEALLALRSPGWDSTAHDAGGSPSAGTVTERLRVPIVANADSIATWLPPAIREIALGGRIAVELLRDDEHATADLLRSGDAVGAITADPRPVQGCSVRPLGTMVYRAKASAEFIRRWFPDGPTPEALAAAPVMQYDRKDTHQLALLARVAPDATPPQHFIPDSVQYVEAVRGGLGWGMVPDQQDPDGELGELDPAWSEDLELYWQSWTLDSPGLEEVSSAVVRASALLRRPGG
- a CDS encoding SDR family oxidoreductase, producing the protein MGAARRIVVVTGASGGIGRASAVAFGKEGDAVALLARGEEGLAAAAADVEAAGGTALPIPVDVADAEAVDAAAERVERELGPIDVWVNVAFTSVFSPFHEISPEEYKRVTEVSYLGFVYGTMSALRRMRPRDRGTIVQVGSALAYRGIPLQTAYCGAKHAIQGFNESLRTELLHDRSGIRTTMVQMPAVNTPQFSWVLSRLPNHAQPVPPIYQPEVAARGVVHAAAHPKRREYWVGGSTAATLIANAVMPGVLDRYLARTGFKAQQTQDPRDPDQPVNLWEPADAERDFGAHGVFDAKSSPRSFQLLASQNHGLAAAAVGVALAGGVAAASALLRRSR
- a CDS encoding glycoside hydrolase family 15 protein, whose translation is MVGGAEDFPPHVLREYAMIADGRRAALLGPRGDIAWMCAPAWHSDAVFSSMLGGPGCFAVTPTDPRYVWGGRYEDGTLIWISRWITSGGIIECREALAYPGDPHRAVILRRIRAVRGPAEVNVVADVRAGFGRHRMSRLAQDGEDAWSARSGPLRIRIAGVLEPDTTERALEFTVRLPEGAHHDLVLEVSDAELPTDLVRPDEAWSTTERGWRQLMPRFDNTIAPDSARQSYAVLRGLTGTGGAMVAAATMDLPERAEQKRNYDYRYAWIRDQCFAGLSVAACGEFPLLDDAVTFVAARLHEDGPKMRPAYTVDGGQVPDEYDVGLPGYPGGSGRAGNWVNGQFQLDAFGEALLLFAAAADHDRLDPEQWKAAEIAVDAIMQRHGEADAGIWELHPHRWAHSRLMCAAGLRAIGRHAPAAQGSRWTSQADELIANVTKDCLHPSGRWQRAPDDDRVDAALLRPVLRGALAPEDPRSVATLAAVQEDLVRNGFVYRFRQDERPLDEAEGAFMLCGFDLAMTLHRSGDPLRAARFFERHRAACSTSGLYTEEYDVAQRQLRGNFPQAFVHAAMLEASRRLADDPPPWRRPGA
- a CDS encoding TetR/AcrR family transcriptional regulator, with amino-acid sequence MDGLDGGPAPQATARRPARERILETAYGLFARRGIRAVGIDEIIAHSGVAKATFYRHFPSKDALVLAYMDRWYQVRHDAIEEAIAHAHGPDDALLAAFNVLDDWFSRGAAEVNTFLHVVIEFGPNHPLGRAAMEHLAAIRGRLAALAAAAGLNDPEGFAWSFHILTKGAMVASIEGDHKAAARARSLARALIDLHRPDTRGHPDHDGHRRAGSIPRRGTPGP
- a CDS encoding sigma-70 family RNA polymerase sigma factor yields the protein MSWSEGRLRILTGAPGHGPAPGGHGAGEEAAGGGESPVELVLKYLGLADALARRYRVPGGDVEDLRQAARLGLVTAARRYRPGAGHGFLPYAVPTITGSIKRHLRDTSWVVRPPRSLQELRLRVNRARDGIAQDLGREPSRAELGQAAGCSADDVTQALGANRAMGGVPIEPLDSTGEAEDVRAAHIVPVDDPGFEAVEQRLLVAAALKGASADDRRLVRLRFVDELTQAQIAAVLGVSQMQVSRLLRRLLDRMRLRIAA
- a CDS encoding COG4705 family protein, translating into MALPGSPVPADTARRPRWALSKVPEITVLFWAVKLLTTALGEATSDFLVNDVDPYLAVAGSFLLFAAALTLQFRVRRYIPWVYWLAVTMVAVFGTMAADVLHVVLGVSYALSTAGFAVALTAVFAVWRRVEGTVAIHTVTTARREAFYWAAVCATFALGTAAGDLLAYTAHLGFLAAGLVFAALFAAPVLARRAGLHATVAFWAAYVVTRPLGASFADWTGKAADAGGLGWGDGPVAAGLLALIVVLVAVLQASHGRRRADRAPTSSGVGYARSSR
- a CDS encoding sugar phosphate isomerase/epimerase family protein is translated as MTAGGVGRGEVAPGAERLSLNSATTKKWTLREAVDGCVRAGIGAIGPWRDRVAEAGLAEAVAMIRAAGLEVSSLCRGGFLTAADAGGQAAALADNRTAVLEAEALGTRDLYLVVGGLTGGSKDVVAARQRIADRLGELAPFAHEHGVRLVLEPLHPMYAADRALISTLGQALDLASPFSPEDVGVAVDTFHVWWDPELREQIARAGRERRLASYQVCDFNLPIAADALLSRGMMGDGVIDFPTITSWVRDAGYTGLIEVEIFNQEIWDGDNDATLETMKERYAKLVLPFA
- a CDS encoding dihydrodipicolinate synthase family protein, with protein sequence MLPAHDGGTRLHVLAPARAWARPEAPFAARKVYAAAHVIPAVTGDNTPGAPAEIDWDATLDFRHELWSYGLGVADAMDTAQRGMGLDWAATRELIRRVGAEAARVAASGAVPAVAGLSVRDLVACGAGTDQLDLAAVPAGPAGVELSLKAYREQLAVVEGAGPKVILMASRALAKAAAGPDDYLRVYGTLLEEARKPVILHWLGTMFDPALAGYWGSEDVAAATETFLELIRAHAHKVDGVKVSLLDAAHEVALRAVLPEGVRLYTGDDFNYPELIDGDGSLHSDALLGIFAAIYPAASAALQAYDAGDPAGARSVLDSTRELGLHIFSAPTVYYKTGIAFLAWLNGHQAGFQMVGGLHSGRSVPHLVRVFELADAAGLLLDPELAARRMSAFLEVNGVPQ